In the Bacteroidota bacterium genome, one interval contains:
- the sprA gene encoding cell surface protein SprA, giving the protein MTVFELASGRSFLVRHTSLARFFGRDFAAPHYAVVLVLVSMLGLSACKRAKETQKERATPGVVDTSNPQDTSKSIFEQKYDSLSHKVSNLFNQLFGKDTTKGYPVTAPPLPEQPSPVVTEEPLVPPGFLKPEVTRKTEYDSSGNVTQRDVFLGSDVRIPSSYSFEDYLRKSQENSITAGFEKTLHHQLDTGKSVEASTGILGDYGNISIPIPPSIVPTIFGRPSINLRVNGDVAIHLAYRDQQTYATTGTNFYGSETGLDFKQEINVSTNGTIGDKLKIGADWGSDRMFQFDNLLKFNYVGYPDEILQTFDAGNVTFNTPSKYIGIQNDLFGLKAVTRFGPVYVTALAAQKKGERQNRSFGGGAGTAVEHVIKPWEYRRNRFWLDTAYIKYYEPYCAAIPRDPGFITKGGGEYIPDGLSSGRIEVWVQTNQQTNDHATTAVAWYNLPLEGSGYAPSYRNMSAQGSNDVVQAGYWLKMDSTRYTYDPYTGILILNQEPDDQQFALAVSFPVYKNNAPFDRYGEAAVGGQGPIVLKLLKPRATFKNPTFAAWKNVVKNTYYMGGQAFTDKDFSLRILYQNPRGGQDEYIQTAGKPPFKKQMKAISILGLDRYSNSSGQSDPTPDGLTDFGQQFVKDDFIIDPKSGTLVFPYIEPFGEHMKRFNDVQKTLDPVKFKPDSNFYIPEIYNTEQERLRNTETKQTSINIKFSGGVSSTLVLNAFNLVEGSVKVTSGATQLTEGKDYRVDYASGTVTILNPDYVTGASALNVEYDVHDIFTNATKNVLGFRAEVPLIDASNVMRGSIGTTFMNYSMHLPTLKTRQGEEPLSNWIWGFDAGYKFDMPMITDALNALPIFNLKDKSELSVKADAAISLPNPNTEKSPMAVDNGASIAYLDDFEGGLNEFPLYTNYGRWHPSSQPADSAMIAKYPGTDTNYWSNPINRIKGKMTWCWPAQFPAITDIKPNKSVAPGTTAQTMNISFDPTRPGIYNPNPSNVPNPDKWGGMVQYAPGLNVAATNTDAIQVWIKVDNLDDIDRPNAKLRLDIGRVSEDVIPNGRLDNEDINNSGRYDPNEDLGLDGMDDAAEQAKFQSLNITPWNPADPNNDDYGSDCDHINGQEGNSTDAQAGLKPDNEDLDGNGAVNLDNSYYEYEIPLDMTQNTFQIGNTNNTWYQLRIPLADFKRIIGTQDTTFSNISYYRFWMDGVQKPVALELYELMLVGSQWTRGPVGLSTSNPIGDTSLRISYVSVEDNQGPPTNYTGPPDVQRDIIPGQTTTLLGNEQSLNMMLRKVPIGTRREAQRIFPSPNDLFNYRAMAIWVHGDQNPGTQISDRPLNSINDTINRTWVYFRFGTDQYNYYEYRRPLVRGWQNIHVDFNTLTALKAKRQSKDYIISAPVNDGVFGSLYTVVGSPTLTNAQYFVLGADHEDHTIPVTGDSLSTDIWWDELRLLDANDNADYSYTGAAELKLAEFGRVMGGMTNERPDFHRVDERFNYGRSLNLMWNVTGEFAMQKVLPKWMEDRGSKLPITISHAESVVRPKYIANTDINLSTTVAALQADAASNPALAASDLATADSLQLNNETLQVKNSFGASDIALRFPGSFFLIPGFVNRLNFGFGYGESFLRSPQYEYDRTWSWTGSARYSLPPLPQWGVSPFSWLIGGNTILVGPYSQWKITPLPTQVSFAISATRGRDHSLNRLSTLSFPSDLSDAEAIQEILNSRVPLINRVFYATRGMQINWKPFEGGMLSPAFDYSLDVSSNLVPLETRAQLNGAVHYDANGNIISADYDSVYYYQRSVQDIMRDIFFKDGQLARPGVDFNASQKVHMGTQPRLPGLFGLEKLLKPVFDYRVEYRWLNTQTNLQNAKQGAWNNTITTGIELNVRDLGMMIFGKPIGEEQGGIRGRGRERGELGVLPEEFHGRSGEERESPGAPPNQQPRNPVERGEQMRIQSPGNPLGRKLHILDTMKHEQPGISIDMAGKIHTPGMGTEGEKGGEFAVDTILTPEAPVLEVPEVAETPSITVKGLLQALVQKPLFDWNGTRFNFTQTNLSLNNALAGDNSGITNFLARGVFSPEDDQNGPSRAYQLGLITDPSGRLLFHWQNHFPFLWYSVRPGLRQGDPFGGSVDVTDAFTETNNFELATSRPLWNGASINLNWKLSFGYDERDALHINNLGDPNLLYQIKSGDVTRTFFSIPPLPFIGESALQSGILNVGVKYRQAVEALGWTVANAHDSLPPDVHNRIERDAFMQGFETLPFFSSVLREFLPRVNYSFSWSGLEKFPLFWFADHASVRNAYNGTYKRSFRQDPGDSLNLTSLQTVVYGFRPLIAFDMSWDKIWNGQLTTSLNYDTQTEWAADYASTRITKRLSTTFGINAHYTRAGGLSIPFLKLNLKNQFGAQFMFSQTISSDDYYNFWTIESNPAGTSNGGITKTTIEPRISYTISSQVSVEGFYHYERTTPASSGLISPPTRLITAGIDMRLKIM; this is encoded by the coding sequence GTGACGGTTTTTGAATTAGCATCGGGTCGATCGTTTTTGGTACGACACACTTCGCTCGCGCGCTTTTTCGGAAGGGACTTCGCCGCGCCGCATTATGCGGTGGTGCTGGTGCTCGTCTCGATGTTGGGGCTCAGTGCGTGCAAACGGGCCAAGGAAACGCAAAAGGAGAGAGCGACACCCGGAGTTGTCGATACGTCGAATCCGCAGGACACCAGCAAAAGCATCTTCGAGCAGAAGTACGATTCGCTCTCGCACAAGGTCTCGAACCTGTTCAATCAACTTTTTGGCAAGGACACGACCAAGGGCTATCCGGTAACGGCACCTCCTTTGCCCGAGCAGCCTTCCCCAGTCGTCACGGAAGAACCGCTGGTACCACCCGGCTTCCTCAAGCCGGAGGTCACGCGCAAAACGGAATACGATTCCAGCGGCAATGTCACTCAGCGGGATGTATTTTTGGGCAGCGATGTCCGCATTCCATCGAGTTATAGCTTCGAGGATTACCTTCGCAAGTCACAGGAGAATTCCATCACGGCCGGATTCGAGAAGACGCTGCACCATCAACTCGACACAGGTAAATCCGTCGAAGCGTCCACCGGTATCCTCGGTGATTACGGCAATATCTCGATTCCAATCCCGCCTTCGATCGTACCGACCATTTTCGGACGGCCCTCGATCAATCTCAGAGTCAACGGCGATGTCGCCATCCATCTGGCCTATCGCGATCAGCAGACGTACGCGACTACCGGCACGAATTTCTACGGCTCGGAGACCGGACTTGATTTCAAGCAAGAGATTAACGTGTCGACCAACGGTACCATAGGCGATAAGCTCAAGATCGGCGCCGACTGGGGTTCGGACCGGATGTTCCAGTTCGATAATCTGCTCAAGTTCAATTACGTCGGCTATCCAGATGAGATCCTCCAGACCTTCGATGCCGGTAACGTTACCTTCAACACGCCCTCGAAATACATCGGAATCCAAAACGATCTCTTCGGTCTGAAGGCAGTCACACGCTTTGGTCCGGTCTATGTCACGGCGCTTGCCGCGCAAAAGAAAGGCGAGCGACAAAATCGCTCGTTCGGCGGCGGGGCCGGCACGGCTGTGGAACATGTGATCAAGCCATGGGAATACCGCCGCAATCGCTTCTGGCTCGACACGGCATATATCAAGTACTATGAGCCGTATTGTGCTGCCATACCGCGCGATCCTGGCTTTATTACTAAAGGCGGCGGAGAGTATATTCCAGACGGGTTAAGTTCTGGTCGGATCGAAGTTTGGGTGCAGACCAACCAGCAAACAAATGACCATGCGACGACGGCGGTGGCTTGGTACAATCTGCCGCTTGAGGGTAGTGGTTATGCACCTTCGTATCGTAACATGTCCGCGCAAGGCAGCAACGACGTTGTCCAAGCGGGCTATTGGCTCAAAATGGATTCGACCCGTTATACTTACGACCCGTATACCGGTATTCTTATTCTCAATCAGGAGCCTGATGACCAGCAGTTTGCGCTCGCAGTCAGTTTTCCAGTTTACAAGAACAATGCACCGTTTGACCGGTATGGCGAGGCTGCGGTCGGTGGTCAGGGCCCGATCGTTTTAAAACTTCTCAAGCCGAGGGCGACATTTAAGAACCCGACTTTTGCTGCATGGAAGAACGTCGTTAAGAACACCTACTACATGGGTGGTCAGGCATTCACCGATAAAGACTTCTCGCTACGAATCCTGTACCAAAACCCGCGCGGTGGACAGGACGAGTATATTCAGACCGCAGGCAAGCCGCCATTCAAAAAACAAATGAAGGCGATCTCGATCCTTGGACTCGATCGCTATAGCAACAGCTCGGGACAGAGTGATCCAACGCCAGACGGCCTTACCGATTTTGGTCAGCAATTTGTGAAGGATGACTTCATCATTGATCCCAAAAGCGGCACGCTTGTTTTTCCGTATATCGAGCCGTTCGGCGAACACATGAAGAGATTCAATGATGTGCAGAAGACGCTCGACCCTGTGAAGTTCAAGCCCGATTCCAATTTCTATATACCGGAGATTTACAATACCGAGCAGGAAAGACTACGGAATACCGAGACGAAGCAGACTTCAATCAATATTAAGTTTAGTGGCGGTGTATCGTCCACGCTCGTGCTGAATGCATTTAATCTCGTCGAAGGAAGCGTAAAGGTCACGAGCGGCGCCACGCAGCTTACGGAGGGCAAGGACTACCGCGTCGATTATGCCAGTGGCACGGTGACGATCCTGAACCCGGATTACGTGACCGGCGCGAGCGCCTTGAACGTCGAGTATGACGTACATGATATTTTTACGAACGCGACAAAGAACGTACTCGGCTTCCGCGCCGAGGTCCCGCTGATCGATGCCTCGAATGTCATGCGCGGCTCGATCGGGACGACGTTTATGAACTACTCGATGCACTTGCCGACGCTCAAGACGCGGCAAGGCGAGGAACCGCTATCGAACTGGATCTGGGGATTCGATGCCGGGTACAAGTTCGATATGCCGATGATCACGGACGCACTGAATGCACTGCCAATCTTTAATCTCAAGGATAAATCGGAGTTAAGCGTCAAGGCCGATGCGGCGATTTCGCTGCCGAATCCCAACACGGAGAAATCGCCGATGGCGGTCGACAATGGCGCGTCGATCGCGTATCTCGATGATTTCGAAGGCGGTCTCAACGAATTCCCGCTCTATACGAACTATGGCCGCTGGCACCCATCATCGCAACCGGCCGATAGTGCCATGATTGCGAAGTATCCCGGCACGGACACCAACTATTGGTCGAACCCCATCAACCGGATCAAGGGAAAAATGACCTGGTGCTGGCCTGCGCAGTTTCCAGCTATCACCGATATCAAGCCGAATAAGAGCGTTGCGCCGGGTACCACTGCGCAGACGATGAATATTTCCTTCGATCCAACGCGGCCTGGCATTTACAACCCGAATCCCTCCAATGTCCCGAATCCCGACAAATGGGGTGGGATGGTGCAGTATGCACCGGGTCTGAATGTCGCCGCAACCAACACCGATGCCATTCAGGTATGGATCAAGGTCGATAACCTCGATGACATCGACAGGCCGAACGCAAAACTTCGTCTCGACATCGGTCGTGTTTCCGAAGATGTTATTCCCAACGGGCGGCTCGATAACGAAGATATCAACAATAGCGGGCGCTACGATCCCAATGAAGACCTCGGGTTGGACGGCATGGATGATGCCGCAGAACAGGCTAAGTTCCAAAGTCTGAATATCACGCCTTGGAATCCGGCCGATCCGAACAATGATGATTATGGCTCTGATTGTGACCATATCAATGGCCAGGAAGGCAACTCGACGGATGCTCAGGCCGGACTGAAACCCGACAACGAAGATCTCGATGGTAACGGTGCGGTCAATCTTGATAATTCGTACTACGAATATGAGATCCCGCTGGACATGACGCAAAATACGTTTCAGATCGGGAATACCAATAATACATGGTATCAGCTTCGCATCCCGCTGGCGGATTTCAAACGTATCATAGGCACCCAAGATACAACCTTCAGCAATATATCGTATTACCGTTTTTGGATGGATGGAGTCCAGAAGCCGGTCGCGCTGGAATTGTACGAATTGATGCTCGTTGGAAGTCAGTGGACGCGGGGTCCGGTCGGACTCAGCACGTCCAATCCGATTGGAGATACCTCACTTCGGATTTCCTATGTAAGCGTTGAGGATAACCAGGGTCCGCCGACGAATTACACCGGTCCGCCCGATGTCCAGCGCGATATCATTCCGGGTCAGACCACGACGCTGCTTGGCAACGAGCAATCGCTGAACATGATGCTCCGCAAAGTACCGATCGGGACTCGCCGCGAAGCCCAGCGCATTTTCCCATCGCCGAACGATCTCTTCAACTATCGCGCGATGGCGATTTGGGTCCACGGCGACCAAAACCCCGGCACGCAAATTTCCGACCGCCCGCTGAATTCGATCAACGATACGATCAACCGGACGTGGGTCTACTTCCGGTTTGGGACTGACCAATACAACTATTATGAGTACAGGCGTCCGCTCGTTCGGGGCTGGCAAAATATTCACGTGGATTTCAACACGCTGACCGCGCTCAAGGCAAAACGTCAGTCGAAGGATTATATCATATCGGCTCCCGTGAACGATGGTGTATTTGGTTCGCTCTATACAGTAGTTGGAAGTCCGACGCTGACAAACGCGCAATATTTCGTGCTGGGAGCGGACCACGAGGACCACACGATTCCGGTCACAGGGGATTCGCTCTCTACCGATATCTGGTGGGATGAATTGCGCCTGCTGGATGCCAACGACAATGCCGATTACTCGTATACCGGTGCGGCCGAGTTGAAGCTTGCAGAGTTTGGCCGCGTTATGGGCGGCATGACGAACGAGCGGCCCGATTTCCATCGCGTCGACGAGCGGTTCAACTACGGCCGCTCCTTGAACTTAATGTGGAACGTGACAGGCGAGTTTGCCATGCAGAAGGTCCTGCCGAAATGGATGGAAGACCGTGGTTCGAAATTGCCAATCACAATTTCACATGCCGAGTCGGTCGTGCGGCCAAAGTATATCGCGAATACGGACATCAATTTGTCCACGACCGTGGCAGCCCTCCAAGCCGATGCGGCCTCGAATCCGGCGCTCGCCGCATCCGATCTTGCGACGGCGGACTCGCTGCAACTCAACAACGAGACGCTGCAAGTTAAGAACTCCTTCGGTGCCAGCGACATCGCGCTCCGGTTTCCCGGTTCATTCTTTCTTATTCCGGGATTTGTCAACCGTTTGAATTTCGGATTCGGGTACGGCGAATCATTCTTGCGTTCGCCACAATACGAGTATGATCGTACGTGGTCGTGGACCGGTTCGGCGCGGTATAGCTTGCCGCCTCTGCCACAGTGGGGCGTCTCGCCATTCTCTTGGCTCATCGGGGGAAATACGATATTGGTCGGGCCATACTCGCAGTGGAAGATCACGCCATTGCCCACGCAAGTCTCATTCGCCATCAGCGCTACGCGTGGACGGGACCACTCGCTCAACCGGCTCTCGACCCTCAGCTTCCCAAGCGATCTGAGCGATGCGGAGGCAATCCAGGAAATCCTCAATAGCCGCGTGCCTCTTATCAATCGCGTGTTCTATGCCACACGTGGCATGCAGATTAACTGGAAGCCGTTCGAAGGAGGAATGCTCTCGCCAGCGTTCGATTATTCGCTTGATGTTTCAAGTAATCTTGTTCCGCTCGAAACACGAGCGCAGTTAAACGGCGCCGTTCACTACGATGCAAACGGCAATATCATCTCTGCCGATTACGATAGTGTTTATTACTATCAGCGAAGTGTGCAGGACATCATGCGAGACATCTTTTTCAAGGATGGTCAACTCGCGCGGCCCGGAGTCGATTTCAATGCCAGCCAGAAGGTCCACATGGGTACGCAACCGCGATTGCCAGGGCTGTTCGGACTGGAAAAGTTGCTGAAGCCTGTCTTCGATTACCGCGTCGAATATCGCTGGTTGAACACGCAAACGAATTTGCAGAATGCGAAGCAAGGCGCATGGAACAACACGATCACGACCGGCATCGAACTCAATGTGCGCGATCTGGGCATGATGATCTTCGGGAAGCCAATCGGCGAGGAGCAAGGCGGTATTCGCGGTCGCGGACGAGAACGCGGTGAACTTGGCGTCCTGCCAGAGGAATTTCATGGCCGCTCTGGTGAGGAGCGCGAATCGCCAGGAGCCCCACCAAATCAGCAGCCGCGCAATCCTGTCGAGCGAGGAGAACAAATGCGGATTCAATCACCGGGGAATCCGCTCGGTCGCAAGTTGCACATTCTCGACACGATGAAGCACGAGCAGCCGGGAATTAGCATCGATATGGCAGGCAAGATCCATACGCCGGGCATGGGTACAGAAGGAGAGAAGGGTGGTGAGTTCGCCGTCGATACGATCCTGACACCGGAAGCGCCGGTGCTGGAAGTCCCGGAAGTTGCCGAGACACCATCAATCACAGTCAAAGGCCTGCTGCAAGCGCTGGTGCAAAAACCGCTCTTCGATTGGAACGGCACACGCTTTAATTTTACACAGACCAATCTCAGTCTGAATAATGCGCTCGCCGGCGATAACTCTGGTATCACGAATTTCCTCGCGCGAGGAGTATTCTCGCCGGAGGACGATCAAAATGGGCCATCACGTGCATACCAACTTGGTCTGATTACCGATCCCAGCGGGCGGCTGTTGTTCCATTGGCAGAATCACTTCCCGTTCCTCTGGTACTCAGTACGGCCTGGCTTGCGACAAGGCGATCCGTTCGGCGGGTCGGTCGATGTCACCGATGCGTTTACCGAGACGAATAATTTCGAATTGGCGACGAGCCGTCCGCTCTGGAACGGCGCATCGATCAATCTCAATTGGAAGCTCTCATTCGGATATGATGAGCGTGACGCGCTGCACATCAATAATCTCGGGGATCCGAATCTCTTGTATCAGATTAAGTCTGGCGATGTTACTCGCACGTTCTTCTCGATTCCACCTCTGCCGTTCATTGGAGAGAGCGCGCTGCAGAGCGGCATTCTCAATGTGGGCGTGAAATATCGCCAGGCGGTAGAGGCGCTTGGCTGGACGGTCGCGAACGCCCACGATTCCCTGCCACCCGATGTGCACAATCGGATCGAGCGCGATGCCTTTATGCAGGGCTTTGAAACACTGCCATTCTTTAGCAGCGTGCTTCGGGAGTTTTTGCCGCGTGTGAATTACTCGTTTAGTTGGTCGGGTCTCGAGAAATTCCCGCTGTTCTGGTTTGCCGATCACGCCAGTGTCCGCAATGCGTATAACGGCACATACAAACGGAGCTTCCGGCAAGATCCCGGAGATTCGCTCAATCTCACATCGCTCCAAACCGTCGTCTATGGATTCCGGCCGCTCATTGCATTCGATATGTCGTGGGACAAGATTTGGAACGGCCAGCTGACGACCAGCCTCAACTACGACACGCAGACCGAGTGGGCCGCCGACTACGCATCGACGCGTATCACTAAGCGGCTCTCGACAACGTTTGGCATCAACGCGCACTACACACGTGCCGGAGGACTCTCGATTCCATTCCTGAAGCTCAATCTCAAAAACCAATTTGGCGCGCAATTTATGTTCAGCCAAACGATTTCGAGCGATGATTACTATAATTTCTGGACGATCGAATCGAATCCGGCCGGAACGAGCAACGGCGGTATCACCAAGACGACGATCGAGCCGCGCATCAGCTACACTATCTCATCACAAGTCTCGGTCGAAGGCTTCTACCACTATGAGCGCACGACGCCGGCCTCTTCCGGCCTCATCAGTCCTCCCACGCGCCTTATCACGGCTGGCATCGATATGCGGTTGAAGATTATGTAG
- the rpsL gene encoding 30S ribosomal protein S12, producing MPTINQLVRLGRQELTFKSKSPALKNSPQRRGVCTRVYTTTPKKPNSALRKVARVKLSNGMEVSAYIPGEGHNLQEHSIVMIRGGRVKDLPGVRYHIIRGTLDTQGVQNRKQARSKYGAKRPK from the coding sequence ATGCCGACAATTAATCAGTTAGTCCGATTGGGCCGCCAGGAGCTGACATTCAAGTCCAAGTCTCCCGCCCTGAAGAACAGCCCGCAACGCCGAGGCGTCTGCACCCGAGTTTACACGACAACACCGAAAAAGCCAAATTCGGCGTTGCGCAAGGTTGCGCGCGTCAAGCTTTCGAACGGCATGGAAGTCTCGGCCTACATTCCGGGAGAAGGGCACAACCTTCAGGAGCATTCAATCGTCATGATCCGTGGCGGCCGCGTCAAGGATTTACCGGGCGTTCGGTACCATATTATTCGTGGCACGCTGGACACCCAGGGCGTCCAAAATCGCAAGCAGGCACGCTCGAAATACGGCGCGAAAAGGCCTAAGTAA
- the rpsG gene encoding 30S ribosomal protein S7: MRKHKAEIRPRVADPKYNDTLVSQFINSLMLGGRKSTAQRIMYDAMEIAQERTGQPGLDIFKKAMTNAAPLIEVRSRRVGGATYQVPTEVRTERRTALAIRWLINYSRARGEKSMAQRLAGELVAASNNEGTTVKKRDDTHRMAEANKAFAHFRF; the protein is encoded by the coding sequence ATGAGAAAACATAAAGCTGAGATTCGTCCGCGTGTCGCGGACCCAAAATATAACGACACACTGGTTTCGCAGTTCATCAACTCCTTGATGCTTGGCGGAAGAAAGTCCACAGCACAGCGCATCATGTATGATGCGATGGAGATCGCCCAGGAACGCACCGGCCAGCCGGGACTCGATATTTTCAAGAAAGCGATGACGAATGCTGCACCTCTGATCGAGGTCCGCTCGCGTCGCGTTGGTGGCGCAACCTATCAGGTGCCGACAGAAGTCCGTACCGAACGCCGGACCGCCCTGGCAATTCGCTGGCTCATCAACTATAGCCGCGCCCGCGGTGAGAAGTCCATGGCGCAGCGCCTCGCCGGTGAGTTGGTCGCAGCCTCGAACAACGAAGGTACCACCGTCAAGAAGCGTGATGACACCCACCGTATGGCCGAAGCCAATAAAGCATTCGCGCATTTCCGGTTCTAA
- a CDS encoding potassium/proton antiporter, producing the protein MEQLLLIGAGLLLASIIVSRASSRLGVPALIVFLAIGIIAGQLGLGSIATQYPQAIQLVAVIALVNILFSGGLDTAWSDLRPVLARGLLLATIGLIINAILVAVVMRYLLSMSWPEGLLFGSIIGCTDAAAVFGILRSRRMVLRSGLGAMAELESASNDPMAVFLAIAFIEIIKTPGASIVQIIPMFFVQMGLGTVIGIAMGFVIPWAINVLNLAEEGLYPPLSLGLAVLTYAIAAVLGGSGFLAAYVAGVMMNTRRYFHKRSIARFHAGFTWLMQIVMFVTLGLLLKPCGLGGLVAPGVLISVFLIFAARPLSVFITLAFSGLTWREKLMASWLGLRGAVPIILATITLYSGITQATVIFNLVFFVVLLSVLVQGTTLTPVARWLGVFLPMTEKHLHRIHSGALLTDNSRLEEIIVPEGSPLVGRSVMSLGLSEESLVMLIHRDGVTLVPTGRTTISGGDVLVLLAKQEDLERVCSLSSYSDSR; encoded by the coding sequence ATGGAGCAACTTCTCCTCATCGGCGCGGGCCTCCTATTGGCCAGCATAATCGTCAGCCGCGCGAGTTCGCGGCTCGGCGTGCCGGCCCTGATTGTATTTCTCGCAATCGGAATTATTGCGGGCCAGTTGGGGCTTGGCTCCATCGCGACCCAATACCCCCAAGCGATCCAGTTAGTCGCGGTCATCGCGCTCGTGAACATTCTCTTCAGTGGCGGACTGGATACGGCGTGGTCAGATTTGAGACCGGTGCTGGCGCGCGGGCTACTGCTTGCGACGATTGGCCTTATCATCAATGCGATTCTGGTCGCAGTGGTGATGCGGTATCTTCTTTCGATGTCCTGGCCGGAGGGGCTGCTGTTTGGAAGTATTATCGGTTGCACCGATGCGGCTGCCGTATTCGGGATTCTTCGATCGCGTAGGATGGTGCTCCGATCGGGCCTGGGCGCAATGGCCGAACTGGAATCTGCCAGCAACGATCCAATGGCGGTCTTTCTCGCGATCGCGTTTATCGAGATCATCAAAACACCGGGAGCTTCGATCGTCCAGATCATCCCCATGTTCTTTGTCCAAATGGGATTGGGCACCGTGATCGGAATCGCAATGGGTTTCGTAATCCCATGGGCGATCAACGTGCTGAACCTCGCGGAGGAAGGCCTCTATCCCCCTCTTTCGTTAGGACTTGCCGTCTTGACCTACGCAATCGCAGCCGTGCTTGGTGGCAGTGGTTTCCTCGCGGCGTATGTCGCAGGCGTCATGATGAACACGCGACGTTACTTCCACAAACGGAGCATCGCCAGATTTCATGCTGGTTTTACCTGGTTGATGCAAATCGTGATGTTCGTGACACTTGGCCTGCTGCTGAAACCCTGTGGACTCGGTGGTCTGGTTGCACCCGGCGTACTGATCAGTGTATTTCTCATCTTTGCCGCACGTCCGCTCAGCGTGTTTATCACGCTGGCGTTCTCCGGGCTGACTTGGCGCGAGAAACTGATGGCCTCCTGGCTGGGTCTTCGCGGCGCGGTGCCGATTATTCTTGCTACGATAACGCTGTATTCCGGTATCACGCAGGCGACGGTAATCTTCAATCTTGTCTTCTTTGTCGTGTTGCTTTCGGTGCTCGTGCAAGGGACGACCCTCACGCCGGTTGCGCGTTGGCTTGGTGTGTTTTTGCCGATGACGGAGAAGCACCTGCATCGAATCCATTCCGGCGCGTTGCTAACGGATAATAGCAGACTGGAAGAGATCATTGTCCCCGAAGGCTCACCATTGGTTGGCAGGAGCGTAATGTCACTCGGCCTTTCGGAGGAGTCGCTCGTCATGCTGATCCATCGCGATGGCGTGACACTCGTGCCTACGGGCCGCACAACGATAAGCGGTGGTGATGTGCTGGTACTTTTGGCTAAGCAGGAAGATCTCGAACGAGTTTGTTCTCTCAGCAGTTATTCAGACTCAAGATGA
- a CDS encoding T9SS type A sorting domain-containing protein, whose translation MGKIDLRILFDSVPKHISKLQLQAHTWLYYGSTGTEDWNWIVDLRDLYFDSANIYLRDSFLTQHVDYLYYEDFYSDNLPHQDWSETLRLASSVDLSGIIHSTHLSNSAAVAIPIGRHGISFAFENGILQCVIDPSDRPRRCELFSVLGARLCLTTTAPHQHSIPIPHLNAGLYFLRLDEQVTKFCIAE comes from the coding sequence ATGGGGAAGATTGATTTGCGAATCCTGTTCGACTCTGTTCCAAAACATATTTCAAAACTCCAACTACAGGCCCACACTTGGTTGTACTATGGATCTACCGGTACTGAAGACTGGAACTGGATCGTCGATCTTCGCGACCTGTATTTTGATTCCGCAAATATTTACCTACGTGACTCGTTCCTAACTCAACACGTCGATTATCTGTATTATGAGGATTTCTACAGCGACAATCTTCCACACCAAGATTGGTCCGAGACGTTAAGGCTTGCTTCTTCCGTTGATCTCTCTGGGATCATTCACTCGACGCATCTGAGCAACTCTGCGGCAGTTGCAATCCCAATTGGCCGACATGGAATCAGCTTTGCATTTGAGAATGGAATCTTGCAATGCGTTATTGACCCATCAGATCGACCGCGACGCTGTGAATTGTTTTCTGTACTCGGAGCGAGGTTATGCCTTACTACCACTGCACCACACCAACATTCCATCCCGATTCCTCACCTCAATGCCGGTCTTTATTTTCTTCGCCTCGACGAACAGGTGACCAAGTTTTGTATTGCAGAATAG